A stretch of DNA from Kwoniella mangroviensis CBS 8507 chromosome 1 map unlocalized Ctg01, whole genome shotgun sequence:
CGTTGGGAAGATCCTAAAAAGGGTGTTAGTTGCTGCAGATAGAAGACAACTCAGCTCCACTCACTTGTTTATTGGCGAAGACGAGGAGCAAAGCGtctctcaactcatcctcactaAGCATCCGTTGTACTATTCCAATGACATCAGCCCATTATCCACTTTGCTGATATATTTGCAACTCACATTCCTCTCGAGCCTCGGTGATACGCTCTCGATCGTTGGAGTCTACTACGAAGATGATACCTTGGGTGTTTTGGAAGTCTATCGAAACATGGCTTGTTATCAGCGATTGTCCTTCCACCCCATTGTTTGAATCGAACGCACAATGTCTCCACAGAGGTCTGATCTTGTCTTGTCCTCCAACATCCCATACAGTGAATGAGATGTTCTTGTACTCTACAGTCTCGACGTTGAAACCTGGAAATTGGGCAGTGTCAGTGGGTCGCGTGAGCGCGTCTGTCGACGTGAAAGTGGATACTTGCCGATGGTGGGAATGGTGGTGACAATTTCACCAAGTTTGAGTTTATATAAGATGGTGGTTTTACCGGCAGCATCGAGACCAACCATGAGGATTCCTGTGGAAGGGAAGACGATCAGCGAATGCCGTTcgagagagatggatggatgttaAGGACGACAAGTTGAAGGAGGGACTGAGGGATAAGACACGCACGCATCTCCTTCTTGCCGAAGAGGCCGTTGAGGAGTTTTGAAATAGAGAGACccatgatgagagatgaacCTAGGGCGAGAGCTTGAGAAGGGAGAGGTGTATAGTCTGACTAGTGATTATACGTGTTGATAtaggatgatggtgatgacaaCTATGGTAGTGgtaatggtggtggtgatggcaATGACACCTTGGACGTGGCGCagattggaggaggagagaacAATTCAGTGTAACATCCAAGCAACACGTGGCGGCATTATGGGGATAGGGGAATGTGGCAGTTCCACGCGTCTGTCTCCGCATGATCACAACAATGATGTGGCATTGATTTCTGATTATCAGGGTGACCCCTTGAGCCCATTCAATCATCGTGATGGTTTGGATGCACGTGCGTCATTTTTGTTGATCTActctgaatctgaatctggtTCTGGTTCAGCTCTATATATCTGTGTCCTACCCATATCTATCTCCTACACTCTCAAAGATCAATAAGCACCCCGCCTACCAACACATCATGAGTCAGATCGCAGACTTCTtctatcatcccttctcatcgGCTGCTCTCAAGTTACTCCCGAAGAGAGGGGTCGGAATCAGAGCCAAGAGCAAGAGAGCAGATCGTATACCCGATGAGTCAGTGGAAACCCCTCAACTGTCTTTGCTTGGCTTCTGAACTGACAACCATGACAGCCCCCAGCGTCCACTTTTGACCGATTACCATTCCATCAATGATCCAACTATACGGGTACGAGTACCAAGTAAGTCAGCAGGTTGAGATGAAATGGACACAACCTAACAAGTATTTATGAATCAGAGAAAGTACCAACACCCGTCAAGGTCGAAGCCAAGGTCTGGTTTGCCAATGAACGAACGTACATATCCTACCTGTCGATGGGTTTGTTACTCTCGACAATAGCATCCGGTCTCTTGTTCGGTGCTAGGGATTCATCAGCGAGGTGGTTTGCATTTGCTTACGCTTTAATGTGAGTGGAAATGGGTTACGACGTGAGCTGATGACTCTACCAGATCTGTCGGTGTATTGGTGTATGGCTGGGCAATCTTTCAGAAGaggttgacgatgatatctGCTCGAGATGCTGGGAATTTTGGTGGgtttcaacatcaacttgGGCTGTTGCTGACCATACAGACCTTCTCTGGGGTCCCATGTTCATCTGTCTCGCCTTGTTCGTCGCTATCCTAgccaacttcatcttccggtTCCGAGAAGCTCGAAAGGAGATCGGTGTCAATCCCTTATCCTTCCAAAACGCATGGTATGAAGCTGGTGTCAAGAGCTCTTGGTTGTAGAAACATGTTACATCTCTTTTCCATTTACAAAACGCATGCACTATATATCAAACGAAATCCATCTGTTCTTAAGCAGTTCCGGTTTCCTTGTAGGCCTGGAGAATCGTCATCAGCGAGTGATCCATACAGGAAGCGTTTGATTACTCACATTCATCTCCGCGTCGAGCTCTTCGGCCGTCTTCTTAGCAGGTCTAGGATTTCGAGGTCTGGCTCCACCTCGACCACGTCCTCGACCACGGGGGTTGGCAGCACCTcgagcaggaggagcagcgGCAACACGAGATGCCAAAGATTGAGCTTGATTAGGGTCAATGGCGATTTCAACCTTCATGGGACGTTCTGAACATGGTATGGTTTTCGATAAGGTGCGTTAGTTTTGGTGCGTAATGAGAGTATATGTGCAGAGGTAAAGAAGCCTCGGCGCTACTCTTCTAAAACCTTGACACCAGACCGAAGCGTCTACATCTGATGTAGATAACCTCCTAAGGCCAGAAAGAGAATCACTCGAGTCCAGTTCTTGTTCGacgctcctcctccaatgACCTGTGAGCATGACGACCAACGCTGAAGCAGCGAGTGCCAGAGCTTCGGTCGACTCTGAGTTATGACAGTTGTACTTGACCATGTATCGAGAGAGCAACGCCGAGGAAGCAAGAGGTATGAACGTGATATCAGGGAAAGAAGACTAACGGTTGTCGATCATCCTGTTGTGGTCTGCAAAGATCAGCAATGTACTACCATTCTATTCACTCACAAGCAGCGTGAGCCTTGTTGGCGTCTCCTCTGTTCTTGAACACTACGGTGGCGACACCGGTGCTTTTACCAGTAGCATTGTATGACATTTGTACGGTTCGTACCGGACCGACTGTAGATTGCATGAGATCCTAGTATGTATCGTTAGCACAGAGGAAGTGATCGGAGGAGAGAGTAGACTCACCCTGACAGCAGCTTCTGTTACATCTTGAGGAAGGTTActaatgatgatcttgatggcCTCGGCGGTGAGAGGTTTAGCTGGAGcggcagcttgagcagcGGCTTTGGGAACAGCAGAAGCGTATCGAGCACGAGCAGATGTGGGAGCACCACCGCCTCGCTTGCCACCTCTCCTCAACTTGGGCTTAGCTTGGATGATCTACAGataagaagagaaggaacgTAAGGGCAGATGAGCTGAGAGGAACGCGAAGCGAAGTGGGACAAAGCGACCGACCTCGTCGAGTGATTTATCGATATCCATTGTGAGTGGTTATTTGGTGGGGCTGAAAGGATACGATTAGACAGGGTCGATCTTCGTTGTTATGATAGCTTTGGGTATTATGATATTGATaggtgagatgaagatgtgagaTGGGTGCTTGTAGACACGTACATGAAGGGACAACTGGATAGCCAACAGCACTCATCGGTGTTATGTAATCCCCGAAAGTGTGGCACTTGAGGTTGTTGTAAGACCAGCTATCTATGACGCAGTTGTCGTTGCACAACTtatcactctcactcattTCCCATCTCGATTCTGTCTATCATacacacct
This window harbors:
- a CDS encoding ADP-ribosylation factor is translated as MGLSISKLLNGLFGKKEMRILMVGLDAAGKTTILYKLKLGFNVETVEYKNISFTVWDVGGQDKIRPLWRHYFQNTQGIIFVVDSNDRERITEAREELQRMLSEDELRDALLLVFANKQDLPNAMNAAEITDKLGLHSLRQRSWYIQAACATSGDGLYEGLEWLSTNLKRKA